Proteins from a genomic interval of Chanodichthys erythropterus isolate Z2021 chromosome 8, ASM2448905v1, whole genome shotgun sequence:
- the LOC137024976 gene encoding zinc finger protein 501-like — MAFIKEESEDMKIEEKFKVKQEDTEEQTGLIALKEESQELNEKEENDQYEKHHDFITKVYICSPTEITSSQKKSKKPGTRSNFTCSQCGKSFRQHGKLKVHMRIHNEESSFTCQQCGKCFNRKENLNYHMSIHTGEKPFTCNYCGKGFNRKGSLKSHMRIHTGVKPYTCPHCGRSFTHRPTLNAHIRIHTGEKPFTCPQCGKSFDQHGNLNAHIRIHTGENPFSCQRCGKSFSRKGNLKVHMRIHTGESPFTCQQCGISFTQKGNLNIHMRLHTGEKPFTCLQCEKSFTYQRDLKRHLQTHSGNNLQGSSVWKEIHPEKM, encoded by the exons AtggcgtttattaaagaggagagtgaagacatgaagattgaagaaaaATTCAAAGTTAAACAagaagatactgaagaacaaactG GCCTGATTGCATTGAAAGAGGAGAGTCAAGAACTAAATGAAAAGGAAGAGAACGATCAGTATGAGAAACATCATGATTTCATAACAAAAGTTTATATTTGCTCACCGACTGAAATTACTTcctcacaaaaaaaatctaaaaagcCAGGAACTAGAAGTAATTTcacctgctctcagtgtggaaagagtttcagacaaCATGGAAAGCtaaaagtccacatgagaattcacaatGAAGAAAGTTCTTTCACTTGCCAACAGTGTGGGAAATGTTTCAACAGAAAAGAAAACCTCAATTACCACATGAgcattcacactggagagaagccttttacCTGCAATTATTGTGGAAAAGGTTTCAACAGAAAAGGAAGCCTTAAAAGCCACATGAGAATACATACGGGAGTGAAGCCTTACACATGTCCTCATTGTGGAAGGAGTTTTACACATAGACCAACTCTTAATGCCCACAttagaattcacactggagaaaagcctttcacatgccctcagtgtggaaagagttttgatCAGCATGGGAACCTTAATGCTCACAttagaattcacactggagagaaccCTTTCTCCTGCCAAcggtgtggaaaaagtttcagtcgaaaaggaaaccttaaagtccacatgagaattcacactggagagagcccTTTCACCTGTCAACAGTGTGGAATAAGTTTCACtcaaaaaggaaaccttaacaTTCACATGAgacttcacactggagagaaacctttcacttgtcttcagtgtgaaaagagtttcaCATATCAAAGAGATCTAAAAAGGCATTTGCAAACTCATTCTGGAAATAATTTGCAAGGttcctcagtgtggaaagag ATACATCCTGAAAAGATGTAG